One genomic segment of Syngnathus acus chromosome 1, fSynAcu1.2, whole genome shotgun sequence includes these proteins:
- the LOC119126855 gene encoding tetraspanin-1-like yields the protein MCCSSFLKMMMFIFNGAIFVAGAAVLGVGIWVKVDSNSFMGLVDGVEELPSEITQVANVGYLLIGVGSVLAVIGFLGCCGAVKESKCMLLTFFSIVLIIFLIEVAAAVVVLVFKDFAEDLFNSLETEIHKSLVTNYGEDETLTSLWNSTMAGFQCCGYKNYTDFDGSPFQDMNGNFYPPQCCNGTSIGEACSQLSAQIAANLQLVDGCLNKLLQFIEANTPIVAGVALGIAALEIAAMVVSMVLYKDIGNK from the exons ATGTGTTGCTCAAGTTTTCTCAAAATGATGATGTTCATCTTCAATGGTGCCATCTTT GTAGCAGGTGCTGCCGTCCTTGGAGTGGGCATTTGGGTAAAGGTGGACAGCAACTCCTTCATGGGACTCGTGGATGGCGTGGAGGAACTTCCGTCGGAGATTACCCAGGTGGCCAACGTGGGCTACCTACTGATCGGCGTGGGTTCCGTGCTGGCGGTTATCGGCTTCCTGGGTTGCTGCGGTGCCGTCAAGGAGAGCAAGTGCATGCTGCTGACG TTCTTCAGTATCGTGCTGATCATTTTCCTCATTGAGGTCGCCGCTGCGGTGGTGGTGCTTGTTTTCAAGGACTTT GCAGAAGATCTCTTTAACAGTCTCGAAACTGAAATCCACAAGAGCCTCGTTACCAACTACGGAGAAGACGAGACCTTGACGTCACTGTGGAATTCCACTATGGCGGGG TTCCAGTGCTGTGGATACAAGAACTACACGGATTTCGACGGCTCCCCCTTCCAAGACATGAATGGAAACTTTTACCCACCACAGTGTTGCAACGGGACGTCAATCGGCGAAGCGTGCAGCCAGTTGTCGGCGCAAATCGCCGCAAACCTGCAG TTGGTGGATGGCTGCCTCAACAAGCTGCTGCAGTTCATTGAGGCAAACACGCCCATCGTTGCAGGCGTGGCTCTCGGAATCGCCGCTCTTGAG ATTGCTGCCATGGTGGTTTCAATGGTTCTCTACAAGGATATTGGCAATAAATGA
- the dand5 gene encoding DAN domain family member 5 produces the protein MMLQMIIVVFFSTWATSFPFPRNTLEHTRKVSKVDFESSGAGPGEPVRGLVRVLQLDPRTLTRSRLFGRTGQTRSARPPFPAFLSHGRPGPALKAAESPLRHLQPERPVETEHKKRQGLHMWQRAVDKGDKMPVSLPANLKDAKQTCAAVHFIQRVTAEGCSTVSIHNKLCFGQCSSLFVPVEVDPASKGFRQRAPCSRCGPSKARAVTVPLQCGAEVRQRRVMLVEECKCETGREEKNPEEPSPHL, from the exons ATGATGTTGCAGATGATCATCGTGGTATTTTTCTCTACTTGGGCGACGTCTTTCCCATTCCCTCGCAACACTTTGGAGCACACCCGAAAAGTGTCAAAAGTTGACTTTGAGTCATCCGGTGCTGGACCCGGCGAGCCTGTCCGTGGCCTAGTGAGGGTGCTCCAGCTGGACCCACGCACTCTGACCCGATCCAGGCTTTTTGGAAGGACAGGCCAGACCCGGAGCGCCAGACCGCCCTTCCCCGCCTTCCTGTCCCACGGGCGGCCCGGACCGGCCCTCAAGGCTGCTGAGAGCCCGCTGCGCCACCTTCAGCCTGAAAGACCAGTTGAGACGGAGCACAAGAAGAGACAAGGCCTGCACATGTGGCAGAGGGCCGTCGATAAAGGAGACAAGATGCCCGTGTCTTTGCCCGCCAATCTTAAGGATGCCAAACAGACGTGCGCTGCTGTTCATTTCATCCAG CGAGTGACAGCAGAGGGCTGCAGCACAGTGAGCATCCACAATAAGCTGTGTTTCGGCCAGTGCAGCTCCCTGTTCGTCCCAGTCGAGGTGGACCCGGCCAGCAAGGGGTTCCGCCAGCGCGCTCCCTGCTCCCGATGTGGCCCTTCCAAGGCCCGCGCCGTCACTGTGCCCCTGCAGTGCGGCGCTGAGGTCCGCCAGCGGCGAGTGATGCTGGTGGAGGAGTGCAAGTGCGAGACGGGCCGTGAGGAGAAGAACCCAGAGGAGCCTTCACCACATTTGTGA